One window from the genome of Tolypothrix sp. NIES-4075 encodes:
- a CDS encoding alternative oxidase, producing the protein MIKFLVNCLVFVIDKLYKERPYARFYVLETVARVPYFSFVSVLHLYETLGIWRKAEWLKVHFAQAWNEYHHLLIMESLGGNRRFIDRFLARFTALIYYWVIVFLYMVSPRHAYYFSQLVEEHAYHTYDNFLRRNAAKLKQLPAPIVAINYYRDGDLYMFDEFQTSRRPFERRPVINNLYDVFVCIRDDEAEHVTTAIQCLHPQAQTTFKSPHAAYTADCNKVRYRLL; encoded by the coding sequence ATGATTAAATTTCTCGTCAATTGCTTAGTTTTCGTCATCGACAAGTTATATAAAGAACGTCCTTACGCCCGTTTTTACGTTTTGGAAACCGTGGCGCGTGTTCCTTATTTTTCCTTCGTTTCAGTACTGCACTTATACGAAACTTTAGGGATATGGCGCAAAGCTGAATGGCTCAAAGTCCACTTTGCTCAAGCTTGGAATGAATACCATCACTTGCTAATTATGGAATCTCTAGGCGGAAATCGCCGCTTTATTGACAGATTTCTTGCCCGTTTTACAGCTTTGATTTACTACTGGGTAATTGTATTTTTATACATGGTTTCACCACGTCACGCTTACTACTTCAGCCAATTGGTAGAAGAACATGCCTACCACACTTATGATAACTTTCTGCGTAGAAATGCAGCGAAACTCAAACAGCTACCCGCACCGATAGTTGCAATCAACTATTACCGCGATGGGGACTTGTATATGTTCGACGAATTTCAAACATCCCGTCGTCCTTTTGAGCGTCGCCCGGTAATTAACAACTTGTATGATGTCTTTGTCTGCATTCGCGACGACGAAGCAGAACACGTTACGACTGCGATCCAATGCCTTCACCCACAAGCGCAAACAACTTTTAAAAGTCCTCACGCTGCTTATACAGCAGATTGCAACAAGGTTCGGTACAGATTATTGTAA
- a CDS encoding glycosyltransferase has protein sequence MSIIEPDSLLSVPTGALQIPELPPSTVDAGSENILLSLVIPTYKERENIKNVVTILSQLLDESIPGNYELIVVDDDSPDRTWEVAESLTREYRQLRVMRRQNERGLSSAVIRGWQAAMGRVLGVIDGDLQHPPEVLTQLLRAIQKGADMAVASRHVDGGGVSSWSFVRRFLSRGAQLLGLIILPNVLGRVSDPMSGYFMVRRSSIAGATLNPVGYKILLEVIGRGKVREIAEVGYVFCERVKGESKVTSKQYIDYIHHLVRLRLATGRLGKISQRINFPVGRFLRFGLVGLSGVFVDMTLLYLLSDPSTLALPLTRSKIIAGEIAIINNFLWNDAWTFADVSSGQHEWRQRMKRFLKFNIICLAGLVLNVLVLNIVFNFIIQNRYIANLIAIAVATVWNFWVNLKLSWRVTQVK, from the coding sequence ATGAGTATCATTGAACCTGATTCACTTTTGTCAGTGCCAACTGGTGCATTACAGATTCCTGAATTACCGCCAAGTACAGTGGATGCAGGTAGTGAAAACATCCTCTTGTCTTTGGTGATTCCGACTTACAAAGAACGAGAAAATATCAAGAACGTTGTCACAATATTGAGCCAACTACTAGATGAGTCTATCCCTGGAAATTACGAGTTGATTGTAGTGGACGATGATAGCCCAGACCGCACTTGGGAAGTTGCCGAGTCTCTAACGCGAGAATATCGGCAATTACGGGTCATGCGTCGTCAAAATGAGCGGGGGCTTTCAAGTGCGGTGATTCGCGGCTGGCAAGCCGCAATGGGACGTGTTTTAGGAGTAATTGATGGGGATTTACAGCATCCGCCAGAGGTACTGACGCAATTGTTACGCGCCATTCAAAAAGGTGCAGACATGGCAGTAGCTAGTCGTCACGTAGATGGGGGTGGTGTAAGTAGCTGGAGTTTTGTCCGGCGTTTCTTGTCTCGTGGCGCTCAGTTGTTAGGGTTAATTATTTTACCGAATGTACTAGGTAGGGTATCTGACCCGATGAGCGGTTATTTTATGGTACGTCGAAGTTCCATAGCTGGTGCTACGCTCAATCCAGTAGGATACAAAATTCTCCTTGAGGTGATTGGACGGGGTAAGGTGCGCGAAATTGCCGAAGTTGGCTATGTGTTCTGCGAGCGTGTTAAGGGTGAAAGTAAAGTCACGAGTAAGCAATATATCGACTACATACACCACTTAGTACGGTTAAGACTAGCTACAGGACGGTTGGGAAAAATCAGTCAACGCATCAATTTTCCTGTTGGTCGATTTCTCCGTTTTGGCTTGGTGGGACTGAGTGGAGTATTTGTAGATATGACACTGCTTTACTTGCTCAGTGACCCAAGTACATTGGCTTTGCCTTTAACTCGCAGTAAAATCATTGCTGGTGAAATTGCGATTATCAATAATTTTTTGTGGAATGATGCTTGGACTTTTGCTGATGTTTCTAGCGGGCAGCACGAATGGCGTCAACGCATGAAGCGATTTTTGAAATTCAACATTATTTGTCTTGCTGGTTTGGTGTTGAATGTGCTGGTGTTGAATATTGTGTTTAATTTTATTATACAAAACCGCTATATCGCAAATTTGATTGCGATCGCTGTTGCTACTGTCTGGAACTTCTGGGTTAACCTTAAACTCAGTTGGCGCGTGACGCAAGTCAAATAA
- a CDS encoding type II toxin-antitoxin system ParD family antitoxin, protein MSNIATVAVYLVTKAVYLVTKAVYLVTKAVYLVTKAVYLVTGAVYLTTLVTNAQFVCTHYLTLITINGKACHNYCREAKILKLMTSINISLPDSMRAYVDQQVANGGYSSVSEYFRELVRQDQKQKENERLEAMLLEGLNSGTATAMTTQDWEDVRQAVRERITKRKEQHQG, encoded by the coding sequence ATGTCTAATATTGCAACTGTAGCGGTCTACCTCGTGACGAAAGCGGTCTACCTCGTGACGAAAGCGGTCTACCTCGTGACGAAAGCGGTCTACCTCGTGACGAAAGCGGTCTACCTCGTGACGGGAGCGGTCTACCTTACAACATTAGTCACTAACGCTCAATTTGTGTGTACGCACTATTTAACACTCATAACAATAAATGGCAAAGCTTGCCATAATTATTGTAGAGAAGCCAAAATACTCAAGCTAATGACCAGTATAAATATTTCTCTACCTGATTCAATGCGTGCGTATGTAGATCAACAAGTTGCGAATGGTGGTTACAGCAGTGTGAGCGAGTATTTCCGCGAATTGGTGCGTCAAGACCAAAAGCAAAAAGAAAATGAACGGCTCGAAGCAATGTTACTAGAAGGTCTGAATTCTGGAACTGCAACAGCGATGACAACTCAAGATTGGGAAGACGTTCGTCAAGCTGTGCGAGAAAGAATCACCAAGCGTAAAGAGCAACATCAAGGTTAA
- a CDS encoding glycosyltransferase family 39 protein has translation MNSNLPNVWAFPPKGLRFLVVVLLVLGVFFRLVNIDRKVYWFDETFTSLRISGYTVAETVGQICNGQEIGVKDLQKYQRLAPEKTLTDTIQSLAVEDAQHPPLYYVLTRFWAQLFGSSVAVTRSVPALMSLLAFPCIYWLCLELFESSFVGWVAVALIAVSPFHVLYAQEAREYSLWSVTTLLSSATLLRAMRVQTKLGWLMYAVSVALGLYTFLFSVLVTIAHGVYVFVIERFRFTQRVIAYLLASLLGLIAFTPWLVIVITHLGKVNETTGWTSSRISRLSLIKSWIVNLSYFFIDFNFDLRSVYNDSVLKSIVKFLIPVILIFVVYSIYFICRHTPKQIWLFVLTLMAVTALPLAMPDLILGGVRSQASRYLIPTYLGIQLAVAYLLATQIISTVNNQKRKLWQLVMVVLISAGVMSCAISSQAETWWLKSLNIYTPQMVRIINQTANPLLIVSCEGSSSIGDPMFLSHVLAPKVRLRLVNKSNVAQISDNFSSNFSDVFLYNPYYNTIPQVFLDKLENQQKYKIEKNIYPENLGLWKLSK, from the coding sequence ATGAACAGCAACTTACCGAATGTTTGGGCATTTCCTCCGAAAGGGTTACGGTTTTTAGTGGTTGTTTTATTAGTATTGGGTGTATTTTTTCGCTTGGTCAATATTGACCGAAAAGTTTACTGGTTTGACGAGACTTTTACCTCATTACGGATTTCTGGTTACACAGTGGCAGAAACAGTTGGACAAATCTGCAATGGTCAAGAAATTGGCGTTAAAGATTTACAAAAATATCAGCGTCTTGCTCCGGAAAAAACTTTAACAGATACTATACAATCTTTGGCAGTAGAAGACGCTCAACATCCACCACTATATTATGTGCTGACGCGATTTTGGGCGCAATTGTTTGGTAGTTCTGTTGCGGTGACAAGAAGTGTGCCTGCTTTGATGAGTTTACTGGCATTTCCTTGTATTTATTGGCTATGTCTAGAATTATTTGAGTCATCGTTTGTAGGATGGGTTGCAGTTGCACTAATAGCTGTGTCACCATTTCATGTGCTGTACGCACAGGAAGCGCGGGAATATAGTTTGTGGAGTGTGACAACTTTGTTATCTAGTGCAACACTGCTACGGGCAATGCGAGTACAAACAAAGCTTGGTTGGTTAATGTATGCAGTATCTGTGGCATTAGGGCTGTATACATTTCTGTTTTCTGTGTTAGTGACGATCGCTCATGGTGTTTACGTATTTGTAATTGAACGCTTTCGATTCACTCAGAGGGTTATTGCTTATTTGCTGGCATCTTTATTGGGGCTGATCGCTTTCACGCCTTGGCTAGTAATTGTTATTACTCATTTAGGGAAAGTTAATGAAACAACAGGTTGGACATCTAGTAGAATATCCCGGTTAAGTTTGATTAAGTCTTGGATTGTTAATTTGAGCTATTTTTTCATTGATTTTAACTTTGATTTGAGGAGTGTTTATAATGACTCTGTATTGAAATCGATAGTTAAATTTTTGATTCCTGTTATTTTAATTTTTGTAGTATATTCGATTTATTTTATCTGTCGTCATACTCCGAAGCAAATTTGGTTATTTGTATTAACATTGATGGCAGTGACAGCGCTACCTCTGGCAATGCCTGATTTAATTTTGGGAGGAGTGCGATCGCAAGCTTCTCGGTATCTCATTCCTACCTATTTGGGTATTCAGCTTGCTGTTGCATATCTGCTGGCAACTCAAATTATCTCCACTGTTAACAACCAAAAACGAAAGCTTTGGCAACTTGTCATGGTTGTGCTGATTTCAGCCGGAGTCATGTCTTGTGCAATTAGTTCTCAAGCAGAAACTTGGTGGCTCAAGTCTCTTAACATTTATACTCCTCAAATGGTTAGAATTATCAACCAAACTGCCAACCCACTTTTAATTGTTTCTTGTGAGGGAAGCTCGTCTATAGGCGATCCAATGTTTCTCAGTCATGTGCTTGCTCCAAAAGTGCGGCTTCGATTGGTGAATAAGTCAAATGTGGCGCAAATATCTGATAATTTTAGCAGTAATTTTAGTGACGTATTTTTATACAATCCTTACTATAATACTATTCCGCAAGTATTCTTAGATAAGCTTGAAAACCAACAGAAATACAAGATTGAAAAAAACATTTATCCAGAAAATCTTGGTCTTTGGAAATTAAGCAAATAG
- a CDS encoding DUF4114 domain-containing protein, with the protein MTDKDTNDLSIEASINKLSFKDSNGLSNIFALSGSSSSSTSVQFSLSQRKAAFINEIGVFVVSDDKGTVNGIAPGTQGYMQAAFSTSRVIFSSLSEKASAGINFARQLTFKAGERLGFYLVANNTTSSVDTQMTSGKTSDNVFFSLSSCNTDKFDHVRVKDKGKSTFDLAWEDLKGGGDKDFNDLVLKMEIVKTPPALGIGLQGQKEGEILDFRGVKGQISANFTVNSDSSNRNHVGFYRINDTQGSVTDPLTGKTITPGEVGYAQAAIRQSIVNFNQSSTSSTSIEGGGLFATYIIANGTSEQFLNLNQNNQQGSGPVAYFTFHKANPDKVQHIRQFGDNTFGFEEPSIKGKREYSYTVFKVDLSVKAEIDNGSDDALVNISATNPTATETDSATNTGTFRISRSGDTSAELIVNLGIDSSSTVTSNDGGAFAIDYSLTGGNIYGTGATRSVIIPVGMSFVDITLTAIDDTHAEASEILKLNLAAGNYRIDTTKNNATVTIAANDTGVINTYDDATGTDYTKREGSLRQALINANAFMGTDDITFNIPTTDAGYTAATGMYTITLASALDNISDDVNITGLGANKLTVSGNNAVRVFSINEDVKVKIDALTIAKGKANEGGGIYNDGTLTLTNSTIIGNSASGTGLYVSDIDGLGGGIYNEGTLTVINSTISGNSADYTGNGVGGYGGGIYNEGSLTVTNSTISDNKAKLTSGKYGGDGGGIYNYNYDVTLMLTNVTLSGNSAIDGGGIYNYGDLTVSNSTLSGNSAIDGAGGIYNEYGITTVTNSTLSDNSAQQDGGGILNGGTLMLTNVTLSGNSTNYYGGGIYNYGTTTVTNSTLSGNSTIDSGGGIYNYGTTIVTNSTLSGNSAQQEGGGIYNEVGTTTVTNSTLSGNSAQQEGGGIYNEIDTVKAKNTIIANNTANSNPDFDGTLTSDGYNLIGNTSGTTITGNTTGNILNVNPKLDTLKDNGGPTYTMALLTGSPAINAGDSASAPTTDQRGTDRIKNNKIDIGAYESNLNPPLA; encoded by the coding sequence ATGACCGACAAAGATACCAACGACCTCTCAATCGAAGCTAGCATCAACAAGTTGAGTTTCAAGGATAGTAACGGTCTGAGTAATATTTTTGCTCTTTCCGGTAGTAGTAGCAGCAGTACCAGTGTCCAGTTCAGCTTAAGCCAGAGAAAAGCAGCATTTATCAATGAAATCGGGGTGTTTGTAGTCTCTGACGACAAAGGTACAGTCAACGGTATCGCCCCTGGTACCCAAGGCTACATGCAAGCCGCTTTTAGTACTTCGCGAGTAATTTTCTCCTCTTTATCAGAAAAAGCATCTGCCGGGATTAACTTTGCTCGTCAATTAACCTTTAAAGCTGGGGAACGCTTAGGGTTTTATTTGGTGGCAAACAATACTACCAGTAGTGTAGATACTCAAATGACATCTGGGAAAACCTCAGACAATGTATTCTTTTCTCTTAGTTCTTGCAACACAGATAAATTTGACCATGTGCGGGTGAAAGATAAAGGCAAAAGCACCTTCGATTTAGCTTGGGAAGATTTGAAAGGTGGGGGTGACAAAGACTTCAACGACTTAGTGTTGAAAATGGAGATAGTCAAAACTCCCCCGGCACTAGGGATAGGATTGCAAGGACAAAAAGAAGGGGAAATCCTTGATTTTCGCGGTGTCAAAGGTCAGATTTCTGCTAACTTTACAGTCAACAGCGATTCTTCTAATCGCAATCATGTGGGATTTTATCGAATCAACGATACTCAAGGATCTGTTACCGACCCGTTAACAGGCAAAACAATTACTCCCGGTGAAGTGGGTTATGCCCAAGCAGCGATTCGACAAAGTATAGTTAATTTTAACCAAAGCAGTACATCTTCAACTTCTATTGAAGGTGGAGGACTATTCGCAACTTACATTATTGCCAATGGAACTTCTGAACAATTTCTCAATCTAAATCAAAACAATCAACAGGGTTCTGGACCTGTTGCCTATTTTACTTTCCACAAAGCTAACCCTGATAAAGTTCAGCACATTCGTCAGTTCGGAGATAACACGTTTGGTTTTGAGGAGCCTTCAATTAAAGGTAAGCGTGAGTATAGCTATACGGTTTTCAAGGTTGATCTGAGTGTGAAAGCCGAAATTGATAACGGTAGTGATGATGCACTTGTCAACATCAGCGCTACTAATCCTACAGCTACCGAAACAGATTCAGCAACGAATACAGGCACTTTCCGCATTAGTCGCAGTGGTGACACTTCCGCTGAATTGATAGTGAATCTAGGGATTGATAGCAGTAGTACTGTTACAAGCAATGATGGTGGTGCTTTTGCAATTGACTACAGTTTGACTGGTGGTAATATTTATGGCACGGGTGCAACCAGGAGTGTGATTATTCCTGTGGGAATGTCGTTTGTGGATATTACCCTCACGGCGATAGATGACACCCATGCTGAGGCTTCGGAGATATTGAAACTTAATCTGGCGGCTGGAAATTACAGGATCGATACTACCAAAAACAATGCCACAGTCACAATTGCTGCCAATGACACAGGGGTGATTAACACCTACGATGATGCTACTGGGACTGACTATACCAAGAGGGAAGGTTCCTTGCGCCAAGCGCTGATTAATGCTAATGCTTTTATGGGGACTGATGATATCACCTTCAACATCCCGACTACTGACGCTGGTTACACCGCAGCTACAGGAATGTACACAATTACCCTGGCTTCAGCGCTAGATAATATTAGCGATGATGTCAATATTACTGGTTTGGGTGCTAACAAACTGACTGTCAGTGGAAATAATGCTGTGCGCGTCTTTAGCATTAACGAAGATGTGAAGGTGAAGATTGATGCTTTAACCATTGCTAAAGGCAAAGCAAATGAAGGCGGCGGTATTTATAACGATGGCACCCTGACGCTGACTAACAGCACCATAATTGGTAACTCGGCAAGCGGTACGGGTTTATACGTCAGTGACATCGACGGCTTAGGAGGTGGTATCTATAACGAAGGCACACTGACGGTAATTAACAGCACCATTTCTGGCAACTCGGCAGACTACACTGGCAACGGTGTCGGCGGCTATGGCGGGGGTATCTATAACGAAGGCAGCTTGACGGTAACTAACAGCACCATCTCTGATAATAAAGCAAAACTCACCTCCGGCAAGTACGGTGGCGATGGCGGCGGTATTTATAACTATAACTATGATGTTACCTTGATGTTGACCAACGTCACCCTGTCTGGCAACTCGGCAATCGACGGCGGCGGCATTTATAACTATGGCGACTTAACGGTATCTAACAGCACTCTGTCTGGCAACTCGGCAATCGACGGTGCCGGTGGTATTTATAACGAATACGGCATAACGACCGTAACTAACAGCACCCTGTCTGACAACTCGGCACAACAAGACGGCGGCGGTATTTTGAACGGTGGCACATTGATGTTGACTAACGTCACCCTGTCTGGCAACTCGACAAACTACTACGGTGGCGGTATTTATAACTATGGCACAACGACAGTAACTAACAGCACCCTGTCTGGCAACTCGACAATCGACAGCGGCGGCGGTATTTATAACTATGGCACAACGATAGTAACTAACAGCACCCTGTCTGGCAACTCGGCACAACAAGAGGGTGGCGGTATTTATAACGAAGTTGGCACAACGACAGTAACTAACAGCACTCTGTCTGGCAACTCGGCACAACAAGAGGGTGGCGGTATTTATAACGAAATTGACACTGTTAAAGCTAAAAATACCATCATCGCCAACAATACTGCAAATTCCAATCCAGATTTCGATGGCACGTTGACTTCAGATGGCTACAACTTAATTGGCAACACCTCTGGCACCACCATTACTGGCAATACCACTGGCAATATTCTCAACGTTAACCCCAAACTAGACACGCTGAAAGATAACGGTGGTCCTACTTACACTATGGCGCTGCTTACTGGTAGTCCAGCGATTAATGCTGGCGATTCGGCTTCTGCGCCAACCACAGACCAACGCGGCACGGATCGCATCAAAAATAACAAAATTGATATCGGCGCTTATGAGTCTAACTTAAATCCGCCGCTGGCGTAA
- the pirA gene encoding arginine synthesis PII-interacting regulator PirA, giving the protein MFNNRMQAAKQAEETHHQNLQKNLEHRLQVARAKGDENLVRQLEAEMKYIG; this is encoded by the coding sequence ATGTTTAATAACAGAATGCAAGCAGCAAAACAAGCTGAAGAAACTCATCACCAAAATCTGCAAAAAAACCTAGAACATCGCTTGCAAGTAGCTAGAGCCAAAGGTGATGAAAACCTAGTGCGTCAACTAGAAGCCGAAATGAAGTATATAGGTTAA
- a CDS encoding SAM hydrolase/SAM-dependent halogenase family protein, with amino-acid sequence MSQITLLSDFGDRDVYVGVMKGVIAQINPKLTVIDLTHQIPPQNIAAARFCLMNAYGYFPKGTVHVAVVDPGVGGIRRAIALQLADGFLVGPDNGIFSGVLSQSPAIAAVELTNSQYWRTQQPSKTFHGRDIFAPVAAHLKSGVSLKELGREIDLAKLIKLNLAECSLTQTGVTGCIQYIDHFGNLVSNISASYVEGKTWYVKAAGLTIPGCETYADVQIGDAIALIGSHGWVEIAINSGNAQLQLHIQLGDKVEVCFERSRF; translated from the coding sequence ATGAGTCAAATTACGTTACTCAGCGATTTTGGCGATCGCGATGTGTATGTCGGCGTAATGAAGGGAGTAATCGCCCAAATTAACCCAAAATTAACAGTGATAGACTTAACGCACCAAATTCCGCCGCAAAACATCGCTGCGGCGAGATTTTGTCTGATGAATGCTTATGGTTATTTCCCAAAGGGGACAGTGCATGTAGCGGTGGTAGATCCGGGGGTGGGAGGAATCAGGAGAGCGATCGCCTTACAATTAGCTGATGGGTTTTTGGTGGGACCTGACAATGGTATATTTAGCGGGGTACTTAGTCAAAGTCCCGCCATTGCCGCAGTCGAACTGACAAACTCTCAATATTGGCGAACTCAACAACCCAGCAAAACTTTTCACGGAAGAGATATTTTTGCACCTGTGGCAGCGCATCTCAAGAGCGGTGTTTCTTTAAAAGAGCTAGGCAGAGAAATCGATTTAGCAAAGCTGATAAAGTTAAATTTAGCAGAATGCAGTTTAACACAAACTGGTGTAACGGGTTGTATACAATATATTGACCATTTTGGCAACTTAGTTAGCAATATTTCAGCAAGTTACGTGGAAGGAAAAACCTGGTATGTCAAAGCTGCGGGTTTGACGATACCAGGTTGTGAAACTTACGCAGATGTGCAAATTGGGGATGCGATCGCTTTAATTGGCAGTCATGGCTGGGTAGAAATTGCCATCAACAGCGGTAATGCACAGTTACAGTTGCATATACAGTTGGGAGATAAGGTAGAAGTGTGTTTTGAGCGATCGCGCTTTTAG
- a CDS encoding DUF29 domain-containing protein, with product MNNLYEQDFNLWRESIIEQIKEHRFHDIDWEHLLLELEDMGKAEKRSFMSNLTILIAHLLKLTVQSDAPEMMKQSWYSSVTEHRFRVKKDLDENPSFKNYITEVISKAYADARKLAIKESKNAKFGVRKPKEEEYPLDCPFLLEQLLDEDFYGNSN from the coding sequence ATGAACAATCTATATGAACAAGATTTTAATCTTTGGCGAGAAAGCATTATTGAGCAGATTAAAGAACATCGGTTTCATGATATAGATTGGGAGCATTTGCTTTTAGAATTAGAAGACATGGGAAAAGCAGAGAAACGGTCATTTATGAGTAACTTGACGATACTGATTGCTCATTTACTCAAGTTAACCGTTCAATCTGATGCTCCGGAAATGATGAAACAAAGCTGGTATAGTTCTGTGACAGAACATCGTTTTCGAGTAAAAAAGGATTTGGATGAAAATCCTTCTTTCAAAAACTATATTACTGAAGTTATTTCTAAGGCTTATGCCGATGCTCGCAAGCTGGCAATAAAAGAAAGTAAAAACGCTAAATTTGGAGTTAGAAAACCTAAAGAAGAAGAATATCCTCTGGATTGTCCTTTTCTTCTAGAACAGTTATTAGATGAAGATTTTTATGGAAATAGTAATTAA
- the aspS gene encoding aspartate--tRNA ligase, whose amino-acid sequence MRTHYCGALRSSHIGETVTLYGWVDRRRDHGGVIFLDLRDRSGVVQIVSDPQRTPDSYEPANALRNEYVVEITGRVTQRPSESLNTRIPTGEVEIYADKIELLNAVRKQLPFQVSTADSENVREDLRLKYRYLDLRRDRMAHNLQLRHEVVKTMRRYLEDVENFIEVETPILTRSTPEGARDYILPSRVSPGEWFALPQSPQLFKQILMVAGCDRYYQIARCFRDEDLRADRQPEFTQLDMEMSFMSQEEIIELNEKLVSHIFKTVKDIELQLPFPRLTYAEAMERYGSDKPDTRYGLELVNVSDILKDSGFKVFREAVANGGIVKILPIPNGNDTISNVRIKPGGDLFKEAAEAGAKGLAYIRVREDGEIDTIGAIKDNLTPEQKQEILRRTDAKPGHLLLFAAADAATVNKTLDRLRQVIAKEYKLIDPEKINLLWVVDFPMFEWNADEKRLEALHHPFTAPHPDDLSDLKTARAQAYDLVYNGFEVGGGSRRIYQREIQEEVFEAIGLSPEEAQSKFGFLLEAFEYGTPPHGGIAYGLDRLVMLLAGEESIRDVIAFPKTQQARCLLTDAPSSVDAKQLKELHVASTYKPKS is encoded by the coding sequence ATGCGAACTCACTATTGCGGCGCACTCCGTTCCTCACATATTGGAGAAACTGTCACCTTATACGGATGGGTAGACCGTCGCCGCGATCATGGGGGTGTGATATTCTTAGATTTACGCGATCGCTCTGGCGTTGTCCAAATTGTCAGCGATCCCCAACGTACCCCAGATTCTTACGAACCAGCAAACGCTCTGCGTAATGAATACGTCGTGGAAATCACAGGCAGGGTAACGCAGCGTCCCTCTGAATCGCTAAATACCCGCATCCCCACAGGCGAAGTGGAAATCTACGCTGATAAAATCGAGCTACTAAACGCAGTTCGCAAACAGTTACCTTTTCAAGTTTCCACCGCAGACAGCGAGAATGTGCGGGAAGATTTGCGGCTGAAATATCGTTATCTAGATTTGCGACGCGATCGCATGGCACATAACTTACAATTACGCCATGAAGTTGTCAAAACCATGCGTCGCTATCTGGAAGATGTAGAAAACTTCATCGAAGTTGAAACCCCCATCTTAACTCGTTCCACCCCCGAAGGCGCACGCGATTACATCTTACCCAGTCGTGTCAGCCCTGGTGAGTGGTTTGCACTTCCCCAATCACCGCAGCTATTCAAACAGATATTGATGGTAGCAGGATGCGATCGCTATTATCAAATTGCTCGTTGTTTCCGCGACGAAGATTTACGCGCAGACAGACAACCAGAATTTACGCAATTGGACATGGAAATGAGCTTCATGTCCCAAGAAGAAATTATCGAACTTAACGAGAAGTTAGTTTCGCATATCTTCAAAACAGTTAAAGATATCGAATTACAACTTCCCTTTCCCCGTCTCACCTACGCAGAGGCAATGGAACGTTACGGCAGTGATAAACCTGATACCCGCTACGGTCTGGAACTAGTCAATGTTTCGGATATATTAAAAGACTCTGGTTTCAAAGTCTTTCGGGAAGCCGTTGCCAATGGCGGTATTGTGAAAATATTGCCGATTCCCAACGGGAATGATACAATCTCTAATGTCCGTATTAAACCGGGTGGCGACTTATTTAAAGAAGCTGCTGAAGCTGGTGCCAAAGGTTTAGCATACATCCGCGTCAGAGAAGATGGGGAAATCGACACCATCGGCGCAATTAAAGACAACTTAACACCAGAACAAAAGCAAGAAATTTTGCGCCGCACCGATGCCAAACCCGGACATTTGCTATTATTTGCGGCAGCGGATGCGGCAACTGTCAATAAGACTTTAGATAGATTGCGGCAAGTCATCGCCAAAGAATATAAGTTAATCGATCCGGAAAAAATCAACTTGCTCTGGGTGGTAGATTTCCCGATGTTTGAGTGGAATGCTGACGAAAAACGCCTAGAAGCATTGCACCATCCATTTACAGCACCGCATCCTGATGATTTGTCCGACTTGAAAACCGCCCGCGCCCAAGCATATGATTTAGTTTACAACGGCTTTGAAGTTGGTGGTGGTAGTCGGCGGATTTATCAGCGAGAAATTCAAGAAGAAGTATTTGAAGCGATCGGTTTATCTCCGGAAGAAGCACAAAGTAAATTTGGCTTTCTTTTAGAGGCATTTGAATATGGTACACCGCCGCATGGTGGTATCGCCTACGGTTTAGATCGCTTGGTGATGTTGTTAGCTGGGGAAGAATCAATTCGCGATGTAATTGCTTTTCCGAAAACGCAACAAGCGCGTTGTTTGTTAACAGATGCACCTTCGAGTGTGGATGCAAAGCAGTTGAAAGAATTGCACGTTGCATCGACTTATAAACCGAAGTCTTAA